In Primulina eburnea isolate SZY01 chromosome 3, ASM2296580v1, whole genome shotgun sequence, one DNA window encodes the following:
- the LOC140827060 gene encoding probable polyamine transporter At1g31830 isoform X1 gives MSTDWQVWMWNFTQDASIKQRVLATKLTSIQMEEANNAEYACLEDGISSKLETFSKVSITPLVFLIFYEVSGGPFGVEDSVQAAGPLLALLGFLLFPFIWSIPEALITAELGTMFPENGGYVIWVSSALGPYWGFQQGWMKWLSGVIDNALYPVLFLDYLKSAIPILANGFPRMIAVLVLTVALTYMNYRGLTIVGSVAIFLGVVSLLPFLFMGIVAIPRLKPSRWFVLDFNNVDWALYLNTLFWNLNYWDSISTLTGEVENPGKTLPKALFYALILVVFGYFFPLLISTGAIPLDRELWSDGYFSDIAKILGGVWLRFWVQGASALSNMGMFVAEMSSDSFQLLGMAERGMLPECFSKRSRFGTPIVGILFSASGVVLLSWLSFQEIVAAENFLYCFGMLMEFIAFVKLRMKYPDATRPYKIPVGTLGAVLLCIPPTLLILTVLCLASFKVMTLSLIAFAVGLVLQPCLKYSERKQWFRFSISSDLPDWHSSYCRIIHP, from the exons ATGTCTACTGATTGGCAAGTATGGATGTGGAACTTCACACAAGATGCATCGATT AAGCAACGAGTTTTAGCAACTAAGTTAACATCGATCCAGATGGAGGAAGCAAATAATGCCGAGTATGCCTGTTTGGAGGATGGAATCTCATCCAAGTTGGAAACCTTTAGCAAAGTTTCAATCACTCCTCTCGTTTTCCTGATTTTTTATGAGGTATCTGGGGGACCTTTTGGTGTTGAGGATAGTGTTCAGGCGGCTGGCCCTCTTTTGGCCTTGCTTGGTTTTCTGCTTTTTCCATTCATATGGAGCATACCAGAAGCATTAATAACAGCAGAATTAGGTACCATGTTCCCCGAGAATGGAGGATATGTGATTTGGGTTTCATCAGCTTTGGGTCCTTACTGGGGATTTCAGCAAGGATGGATGAAGTGGTTGAGTGGCGTTATCGATAATGCACTTTATCCCGTTCTATTCCTGGACTATCTCAAATCAGCTATACCAATTCTCGCAAATGGATTCCCTCGAATGATTGCAGTTCTAGTGCTGACCGTTGCACTAACTTACATGAACTACAGGGGTTTAACCATAGTTGGAAGTGTTGCTATATTCTTAGGGGTGGTTTCTCTGCTTCCTTTTCTATTTATGGGAATTGTTGCTATTCCTAGATTGAAACCTTCAAGATGGTTTGTGCTTGATTTTAACAACGTCGATTGGGCGTTGTACTTAAataccctgttctggaatttgAATTACTGGGATTCAATCAGTACTCTAACTGGAGAGGTAGAGAATCCAGGTAAAACACTCCCTAAGGCTCTGTTTTATGCCCTGATTTTAGTTGTGTTTGGATACTTCTTTCCGCTCCTGATCAGCACGGGAGCTATTCCGCTTGACCGTGAGTTGTGGAGCGATGGATATTTCTCAGATATTGCCAAGATTCTTGGAGGGGTGTGGTTGAGATTCTGGGTCCAAGGAGCTTCTGCTCTATCAAACATGGGAATGTTTGTAGCTGAGATGAGCAGCGACTCGTTCCAGCTTCTTGGGATGGCGGAACGAGGCATGCTTCCCGAGTGTTTTAGCAAGAGATCACGCTTCGGAACCCCTATAGTCGGAATTCTTTTCTCTGCATCAGGTGTCGTGTTGCTTTCTTGGCTGAGTTTTCAAGAGATTGTTGCCGCAGAGAACTTCCTCTACTGTTTTGGAATGCTTATGGAATTCATAGCTTTCGTGAAGCTAAGGATGAAATATCCGGACGCAACTCGACCTTACAAGATCCCTGTAGGTACCCTTGGGGCAGTATTGTTGTGCATTCCTCCAACTTTACTAATATTGACTGTTCTTTGCTTGGCTTCTTTCAAAGTGATGACCCTTAGCCTGATTGCATTTGCGGTAGGACTTGTGCTACAGCCATGTTTGAAGTACAGTGAGAGAAAACAATGGTTCAGATTCTCAATAAGTTCCGACCTTCCTGATTGGCATTCCTCATATTGCAGGATCATCCACCcataa
- the LOC140828356 gene encoding NAC domain-containing protein 6-like encodes MDEPRLELKLPGFRFHPTEEELLNFYLKTRVIGKKLRGDIIGDLNIYNHHPRELPGLAKIGEREWFFFVQRDRKHGSGGRPNRTTECGFWKATGSDRKILSISDPKKMMGFRKTLVFYEGRAPRGRKTDWIMNEYRLPDTFSHQSPLPHKDIVLCKVYRKATSMKALELMAAMEEPAMDSISSCDPIDEQVKSQSSDMGFKKEYEQDTTFLVGEAAAGSAGRACSKLNLPNGHENLADLMLPKLDMDWTQDSFWTQFRSPWLDNCANFLPLC; translated from the exons ATGGATGAACCGAGGCTGGAGTTGAAGTTGCCGGGTTTCAGGTTTCACCCCACCGAGGAAGAGTTGCTCAACTTTTACCTCAAAACCAGGGTGATTGGCAAGAAACTGCGGGGAGATATCATTGGAGACTTGAACATCTACAATCATCATCCCCGGGAGTTGCCag GGCTGGCGAAAATCGGTGAGAGAGAATGGTTCTTCTTCGTGCAGAGGGACAGGAAACACGGGAGTGGAGGCAGGCCTAACAGGACCACCGAGTGTGGCTTCTGGAAGGCAACCGGATCAGACCGCAAAATCCTGAGCATATCCGATCCCAAGAAAATGATGGGCTTCAGGAAAACTCTGGTGTTCTATGAGGGCAGAGCTCCACGAGGAAGAAAGACTGATTGGATCATGAATGAATATCGTTTACCGGATACATTCTCTCATCAGTCCCCACTTCCACACAAG GACATAGTACTGTGCAAAGTATACAGAAAGGCGACCTCCATGAAGGCGCTGGAGCTGATGGCTGCAATGGAAGAACCAGCCATGGACTCCATCTCATCCTGCGATCCAATCGATGAGCAGGTTAAGAGCCAAAGTAGTGACATGGGATTCAAGAAAGAATATGAACAAGACACAACATTTCTAGTAGGGGAGGCAGCAGCAGGATCAGCTGGGAGAGCTTGTAGCAAGTTGAATTTACCTAATGGGCATGAGAATTTGGCCGATCTGATGCTGCCTAAACTGGACATGGACTGGACTCAAGACTCTTTCTGGACACAATTTAGAAGTCCTTGGCTTGATAACTGCGCCAATTTCTTGCCACTTTGCTAA
- the LOC140827060 gene encoding probable polyamine transporter At1g31830 isoform X3, with amino-acid sequence MKQRVLATKLTSIQMEEANNAEYACLEDGISSKLETFSKVSITPLVFLIFYEVSGGPFGVEDSVQAAGPLLALLGFLLFPFIWSIPEALITAELGTMFPENGGYVIWVSSALGPYWGFQQGWMKWLSGVIDNALYPVLFLDYLKSAIPILANGFPRMIAVLVLTVALTYMNYRGLTIVGSVAIFLGVVSLLPFLFMGIVAIPRLKPSRWFVLDFNNVDWALYLNTLFWNLNYWDSISTLTGEVENPGKTLPKALFYALILVVFGYFFPLLISTGAIPLDRELWSDGYFSDIAKILGGVWLRFWVQGASALSNMGMFVAEMSSDSFQLLGMAERGMLPECFSKRSRFGTPIVGILFSASGVVLLSWLSFQEIVAAENFLYCFGMLMEFIAFVKLRMKYPDATRPYKIPVGTLGAVLLCIPPTLLILTVLCLASFKVMTLSLIAFAVGLVLQPCLKYSERKQWFRFSISSDLPDWHSSYCRIIHP; translated from the exons ATG AAGCAACGAGTTTTAGCAACTAAGTTAACATCGATCCAGATGGAGGAAGCAAATAATGCCGAGTATGCCTGTTTGGAGGATGGAATCTCATCCAAGTTGGAAACCTTTAGCAAAGTTTCAATCACTCCTCTCGTTTTCCTGATTTTTTATGAGGTATCTGGGGGACCTTTTGGTGTTGAGGATAGTGTTCAGGCGGCTGGCCCTCTTTTGGCCTTGCTTGGTTTTCTGCTTTTTCCATTCATATGGAGCATACCAGAAGCATTAATAACAGCAGAATTAGGTACCATGTTCCCCGAGAATGGAGGATATGTGATTTGGGTTTCATCAGCTTTGGGTCCTTACTGGGGATTTCAGCAAGGATGGATGAAGTGGTTGAGTGGCGTTATCGATAATGCACTTTATCCCGTTCTATTCCTGGACTATCTCAAATCAGCTATACCAATTCTCGCAAATGGATTCCCTCGAATGATTGCAGTTCTAGTGCTGACCGTTGCACTAACTTACATGAACTACAGGGGTTTAACCATAGTTGGAAGTGTTGCTATATTCTTAGGGGTGGTTTCTCTGCTTCCTTTTCTATTTATGGGAATTGTTGCTATTCCTAGATTGAAACCTTCAAGATGGTTTGTGCTTGATTTTAACAACGTCGATTGGGCGTTGTACTTAAataccctgttctggaatttgAATTACTGGGATTCAATCAGTACTCTAACTGGAGAGGTAGAGAATCCAGGTAAAACACTCCCTAAGGCTCTGTTTTATGCCCTGATTTTAGTTGTGTTTGGATACTTCTTTCCGCTCCTGATCAGCACGGGAGCTATTCCGCTTGACCGTGAGTTGTGGAGCGATGGATATTTCTCAGATATTGCCAAGATTCTTGGAGGGGTGTGGTTGAGATTCTGGGTCCAAGGAGCTTCTGCTCTATCAAACATGGGAATGTTTGTAGCTGAGATGAGCAGCGACTCGTTCCAGCTTCTTGGGATGGCGGAACGAGGCATGCTTCCCGAGTGTTTTAGCAAGAGATCACGCTTCGGAACCCCTATAGTCGGAATTCTTTTCTCTGCATCAGGTGTCGTGTTGCTTTCTTGGCTGAGTTTTCAAGAGATTGTTGCCGCAGAGAACTTCCTCTACTGTTTTGGAATGCTTATGGAATTCATAGCTTTCGTGAAGCTAAGGATGAAATATCCGGACGCAACTCGACCTTACAAGATCCCTGTAGGTACCCTTGGGGCAGTATTGTTGTGCATTCCTCCAACTTTACTAATATTGACTGTTCTTTGCTTGGCTTCTTTCAAAGTGATGACCCTTAGCCTGATTGCATTTGCGGTAGGACTTGTGCTACAGCCATGTTTGAAGTACAGTGAGAGAAAACAATGGTTCAGATTCTCAATAAGTTCCGACCTTCCTGATTGGCATTCCTCATATTGCAGGATCATCCACCcataa
- the LOC140827060 gene encoding probable polyamine transporter At1g31830 isoform X2, with translation MSTDWQKQRVLATKLTSIQMEEANNAEYACLEDGISSKLETFSKVSITPLVFLIFYEVSGGPFGVEDSVQAAGPLLALLGFLLFPFIWSIPEALITAELGTMFPENGGYVIWVSSALGPYWGFQQGWMKWLSGVIDNALYPVLFLDYLKSAIPILANGFPRMIAVLVLTVALTYMNYRGLTIVGSVAIFLGVVSLLPFLFMGIVAIPRLKPSRWFVLDFNNVDWALYLNTLFWNLNYWDSISTLTGEVENPGKTLPKALFYALILVVFGYFFPLLISTGAIPLDRELWSDGYFSDIAKILGGVWLRFWVQGASALSNMGMFVAEMSSDSFQLLGMAERGMLPECFSKRSRFGTPIVGILFSASGVVLLSWLSFQEIVAAENFLYCFGMLMEFIAFVKLRMKYPDATRPYKIPVGTLGAVLLCIPPTLLILTVLCLASFKVMTLSLIAFAVGLVLQPCLKYSERKQWFRFSISSDLPDWHSSYCRIIHP, from the exons ATGTCTACTGATTGGCAA AAGCAACGAGTTTTAGCAACTAAGTTAACATCGATCCAGATGGAGGAAGCAAATAATGCCGAGTATGCCTGTTTGGAGGATGGAATCTCATCCAAGTTGGAAACCTTTAGCAAAGTTTCAATCACTCCTCTCGTTTTCCTGATTTTTTATGAGGTATCTGGGGGACCTTTTGGTGTTGAGGATAGTGTTCAGGCGGCTGGCCCTCTTTTGGCCTTGCTTGGTTTTCTGCTTTTTCCATTCATATGGAGCATACCAGAAGCATTAATAACAGCAGAATTAGGTACCATGTTCCCCGAGAATGGAGGATATGTGATTTGGGTTTCATCAGCTTTGGGTCCTTACTGGGGATTTCAGCAAGGATGGATGAAGTGGTTGAGTGGCGTTATCGATAATGCACTTTATCCCGTTCTATTCCTGGACTATCTCAAATCAGCTATACCAATTCTCGCAAATGGATTCCCTCGAATGATTGCAGTTCTAGTGCTGACCGTTGCACTAACTTACATGAACTACAGGGGTTTAACCATAGTTGGAAGTGTTGCTATATTCTTAGGGGTGGTTTCTCTGCTTCCTTTTCTATTTATGGGAATTGTTGCTATTCCTAGATTGAAACCTTCAAGATGGTTTGTGCTTGATTTTAACAACGTCGATTGGGCGTTGTACTTAAataccctgttctggaatttgAATTACTGGGATTCAATCAGTACTCTAACTGGAGAGGTAGAGAATCCAGGTAAAACACTCCCTAAGGCTCTGTTTTATGCCCTGATTTTAGTTGTGTTTGGATACTTCTTTCCGCTCCTGATCAGCACGGGAGCTATTCCGCTTGACCGTGAGTTGTGGAGCGATGGATATTTCTCAGATATTGCCAAGATTCTTGGAGGGGTGTGGTTGAGATTCTGGGTCCAAGGAGCTTCTGCTCTATCAAACATGGGAATGTTTGTAGCTGAGATGAGCAGCGACTCGTTCCAGCTTCTTGGGATGGCGGAACGAGGCATGCTTCCCGAGTGTTTTAGCAAGAGATCACGCTTCGGAACCCCTATAGTCGGAATTCTTTTCTCTGCATCAGGTGTCGTGTTGCTTTCTTGGCTGAGTTTTCAAGAGATTGTTGCCGCAGAGAACTTCCTCTACTGTTTTGGAATGCTTATGGAATTCATAGCTTTCGTGAAGCTAAGGATGAAATATCCGGACGCAACTCGACCTTACAAGATCCCTGTAGGTACCCTTGGGGCAGTATTGTTGTGCATTCCTCCAACTTTACTAATATTGACTGTTCTTTGCTTGGCTTCTTTCAAAGTGATGACCCTTAGCCTGATTGCATTTGCGGTAGGACTTGTGCTACAGCCATGTTTGAAGTACAGTGAGAGAAAACAATGGTTCAGATTCTCAATAAGTTCCGACCTTCCTGATTGGCATTCCTCATATTGCAGGATCATCCACCcataa
- the LOC140827060 gene encoding probable polyamine transporter At1g31830 isoform X4, whose amino-acid sequence MEEANNAEYACLEDGISSKLETFSKVSITPLVFLIFYEVSGGPFGVEDSVQAAGPLLALLGFLLFPFIWSIPEALITAELGTMFPENGGYVIWVSSALGPYWGFQQGWMKWLSGVIDNALYPVLFLDYLKSAIPILANGFPRMIAVLVLTVALTYMNYRGLTIVGSVAIFLGVVSLLPFLFMGIVAIPRLKPSRWFVLDFNNVDWALYLNTLFWNLNYWDSISTLTGEVENPGKTLPKALFYALILVVFGYFFPLLISTGAIPLDRELWSDGYFSDIAKILGGVWLRFWVQGASALSNMGMFVAEMSSDSFQLLGMAERGMLPECFSKRSRFGTPIVGILFSASGVVLLSWLSFQEIVAAENFLYCFGMLMEFIAFVKLRMKYPDATRPYKIPVGTLGAVLLCIPPTLLILTVLCLASFKVMTLSLIAFAVGLVLQPCLKYSERKQWFRFSISSDLPDWHSSYCRIIHP is encoded by the coding sequence ATGGAGGAAGCAAATAATGCCGAGTATGCCTGTTTGGAGGATGGAATCTCATCCAAGTTGGAAACCTTTAGCAAAGTTTCAATCACTCCTCTCGTTTTCCTGATTTTTTATGAGGTATCTGGGGGACCTTTTGGTGTTGAGGATAGTGTTCAGGCGGCTGGCCCTCTTTTGGCCTTGCTTGGTTTTCTGCTTTTTCCATTCATATGGAGCATACCAGAAGCATTAATAACAGCAGAATTAGGTACCATGTTCCCCGAGAATGGAGGATATGTGATTTGGGTTTCATCAGCTTTGGGTCCTTACTGGGGATTTCAGCAAGGATGGATGAAGTGGTTGAGTGGCGTTATCGATAATGCACTTTATCCCGTTCTATTCCTGGACTATCTCAAATCAGCTATACCAATTCTCGCAAATGGATTCCCTCGAATGATTGCAGTTCTAGTGCTGACCGTTGCACTAACTTACATGAACTACAGGGGTTTAACCATAGTTGGAAGTGTTGCTATATTCTTAGGGGTGGTTTCTCTGCTTCCTTTTCTATTTATGGGAATTGTTGCTATTCCTAGATTGAAACCTTCAAGATGGTTTGTGCTTGATTTTAACAACGTCGATTGGGCGTTGTACTTAAataccctgttctggaatttgAATTACTGGGATTCAATCAGTACTCTAACTGGAGAGGTAGAGAATCCAGGTAAAACACTCCCTAAGGCTCTGTTTTATGCCCTGATTTTAGTTGTGTTTGGATACTTCTTTCCGCTCCTGATCAGCACGGGAGCTATTCCGCTTGACCGTGAGTTGTGGAGCGATGGATATTTCTCAGATATTGCCAAGATTCTTGGAGGGGTGTGGTTGAGATTCTGGGTCCAAGGAGCTTCTGCTCTATCAAACATGGGAATGTTTGTAGCTGAGATGAGCAGCGACTCGTTCCAGCTTCTTGGGATGGCGGAACGAGGCATGCTTCCCGAGTGTTTTAGCAAGAGATCACGCTTCGGAACCCCTATAGTCGGAATTCTTTTCTCTGCATCAGGTGTCGTGTTGCTTTCTTGGCTGAGTTTTCAAGAGATTGTTGCCGCAGAGAACTTCCTCTACTGTTTTGGAATGCTTATGGAATTCATAGCTTTCGTGAAGCTAAGGATGAAATATCCGGACGCAACTCGACCTTACAAGATCCCTGTAGGTACCCTTGGGGCAGTATTGTTGTGCATTCCTCCAACTTTACTAATATTGACTGTTCTTTGCTTGGCTTCTTTCAAAGTGATGACCCTTAGCCTGATTGCATTTGCGGTAGGACTTGTGCTACAGCCATGTTTGAAGTACAGTGAGAGAAAACAATGGTTCAGATTCTCAATAAGTTCCGACCTTCCTGATTGGCATTCCTCATATTGCAGGATCATCCACCcataa